The sequence TACATCAGCAGCGTCAAGCTTTGCTAGTTTTAGCGCATTTTTTGAAAGAGCAAGTAATTTGTTTTTATCTGAAAGCAAGTCGATTAAAATGTTTTTTAAAGTATTAATGAATTGTGATAACTCGTTGCTGGTGCATTGTTCTAAAATGACCCCCGCTTTATTTTGGACAATATACTGAGCATTCGCTTTTTGATGATTGTTTGCAGCAAAAGGGTATGGTATTATTATGGCAGGCAGGCCAAACGCCAAAATTTCTGATAATACCATAGCACCAGCACGAGTTATCACAATTGATGCCTTTTCATACAATTTCTCTGGATGATAAGTATACTCGATTATATCACAATTTGTTGTTTTTACTTGATTCCTTGTGCTGCTATAATGTTGTTTTCCTGTTACAATTATAAACCGCAACTGAGAAAATAGTGAAGCCAAACTTAGTCCAATTAAATTTAAAAAATATGCTCCTTGACTTCCTCCTAAAATAAGAATTGTGGGATTGCTGAAATTCTTTTTTTCTAAATTAAATTTTTGAGCAGCCATTACAATACTTTTGCGAAGAGGGTTGCCGGAATAAAACGCTTTCCCTTTTATTGGATAAAATAAAGGGAACCCCAAAAAAATTTCTCTTGCGTGTCTTGAAAAATATCTAACTACTCTTCCGGGAATAGCGTTCTGCTCTAACAAGTAGAATTGTTTTTTTAAAATAACTGCCCATACAAGTGGAATCACACTGACATAACAGCCAGAGGCAATTAAAAATTGCGGATTAACTGTCCAAA comes from candidate division WOR-3 bacterium and encodes:
- a CDS encoding UDP-N-acetylglucosamine--N-acetylmuramyl-(pentapeptide) pyrophosphoryl-undecaprenol N-acetylglucosamine transferase, whose translation is MPQNIKNMNSRILIVAGGTGGHIYPAIAVAEAIRERNYEVIFVTRNNPGDIEIIKRTGIKYFLLPTSNFMAPGIRKKIISVFNMACSIFVFLKILWTVNPQFLIASGCYVSVIPLVWAVILKKQFYLLEQNAIPGRVVRYFSRHAREIFLGFPLFYPIKGKAFYSGNPLRKSIVMAAQKFNLEKKNFSNPTILILGGSQGAYFLNLIGLSLASLFSQLRFIIVTGKQHYSSTRNQVKTTNCDIIEYTYHPEKLYEKASIVITRAGAMVLSEILAFGLPAIIIPYPFAANNHQKANAQYIVQNKAGVILEQCTSNELSQFINTLKNILIDLLSDKNKLLALSKNALKLAKLDAADVIARRTTKPQNIYLNL